The DNA segment AAGGCCAGCAGGGCGGCCAGCAGGGGCAAGGTCAGCAGGCCGGTGGCCAAGGCGGCCAAGGCGGCCAAGGCGGCCAAGGCCAGGGGGGTCAGGGCGGCCAGGGCGGCGAGACCTGGATCCTCGGTCCCAACGGCGAGAAGCTCATGCTCATCACCCGCGGCCAGGGCAGCGGCCAAGGCGGTCAGGGGCAGGGCCAGGGCGGTCAGGGCGGCCAGGGCCAAGGCCCGGGCGCGGGCACGGGCCACAACGATAAGGTCCAGGGCGGCGCCACGAACCCGAAGATGGGCACGCAAGACACTCAGGTCGCCGGTCAGGACACGGGCCAGGGCGGCAGTCGCAGCGAGGTGATCTTGGGCGCCGCGGAGCGCGGGTTCGCGTCGCGCGGGTACAAGAAGGTGTACCGCGAATACAACACCGTGGCGGAGGAGGCCCTCGACAAGGACGAGATCCCCGGAGGCTACCGGTTCTACGTTCGGCGGTATTTTCAGCTCATTCGCCCACGCGAAGGCCAGGAGTAGGCCGCCGCCGTCCAACGTTTACGCGACACGACGCGACACCGACGCGACACACACGACACGAGGCAGGGAGAGACGATGACCGACGACGCGCAGTCCGCAGACGTGAAGACCGAGGTCGCCGAGTTTCGGCGCAGCATCGACGCGCTCCGTGCCGAGATCGCTCGGTCGATCATCGGCAACCAGGAGGTGGTCGACGGCGTGCTCACGTGCCTCCTGGCCGGGGGCCACGCGCTGCTCGAGGGCGTGCCCGGGCTCGGCAAGACGATGCTCGTCCGCACCCTGTCGGAGACCCTGAGCCTCTCGTTCTCGCGCGTGCAGTTCACGCCCGATCTGATGCCGGCCGACATCCTCGGCACGACGGTCATCGACGACTCGCAGGGCGGCGGCAAGGTGTTCGAGTTCCGCAAGGGGCCCATGTTCGCCAACATCGTCCTCGCCGACGAGATCAACCGCGCCACCCCGAAGACGCAGAGCGCGCTCCTCGAGGCGATGCAGGAGCACCGCGTGTCGGTGGGGCGCACCACCCACGTCCTCGAGAAGCCGTTCGTCGTGCTCGCGACCCAAAACCCGCTGGAGAGCGAGGGCACGTACCCGCTGCCGGAGGCGCAGCTCGACCGCTTCTTCTTCAAGCTGCACGTCGGCTTCCCCGGACCGCGACGAGCCCACGGGATCCTGGATCGCACCACCGGGGCGAGGCGACCGAGGGGAAGGCCGTGCTCGACCGCGCGCGCATCCTCGAGATGCAGAAGCTCGTGCGCGAGGTGCCCGTCGCGCGGCACGTGCAGGACTACGCGGTGCGCCTGCTCCAGTCGACGCACCCGACCGAGTCGACGTGGCCGATCTCGGCAAGCGCTTCGTGCGCTTCGGCGCCTCGCCGCGCGGCGCGCAGTCCCTGTTGCTTGCGTCGAAGATCCGCGCGCTGTTCGAGGGGCGGTTCGCCGCCAGCATCGACGACGTGCGGAGCCAGGCGCTGCCGGCGCTGCGTCATCGCATCCTGCTCAACTTCGAGGGCGAGGCCGAGGGCATCAAGACCGACCAGGTGATCGAGGCGACGCTGAAGAGCGTGCCCGAGACCAAGGCGGGGCTGCGTGAGCGGGCCACCGACAACGGCGAGGCCCGCATTGGGGCTCCTTGACCGCGTCTTCGGACGATCGGAGAAGTCCGCGGCGCGCGGCGGAGACGACGAGCTCTTCGACGACGAGTTCCAGCGGAAGCTCGACTACCTCGCGCTCGTGAGCCGGCGCGTGTTCGCCGGCCGGATGCGGGCCGAGCGACGCACGAAGAAGAGCGGCTCCGGCGTCGAGTTCGCGGATCACCGCGAGTACCAGCCGGGCGACGATTTCCGCTACCTCGACTGGAACATCTACCAGCGGTTCGGCCGCCTCCTGGTGCGGCTGTTCGAGGAGGAAGAGGATCTCTCGATCTACTTCATCCTCGACACCTCTTCGTCGATGGGCTTCGGCGACGGGGAGAAGCTCCGCCACGGAAAGCGCCTCGCGGCGGCGCTCGCCTACGTGGGGCTCGCCAACCTCGATCGCGTGAGCATCGTCGCGACCGCCGACCGCGTGACCGAGCGCATGCAGGAGACCCGAGGGAAGGCCCGCATCTTCAAGGTGTTCCGCTTCCTCACCCAGCTGAAGGCGGAGGGCACGACCGATCTCGGTGAGGCCATGAAGACCTTCGTGGCGCAGAACAAGCGCCGGGGGCTCGCCGTGCTCATCAGCGATCTGTACGATCCCGCCGGGTTCGAGGCGGGCATCAACGTGCTCCGCTACAACAAATTCGACCCGTTCGTCGTGCACGTGACCGATCCGGCCGACGCGCGACCCAAGCTCGCGGGCGACGTGTTGCTCTACGACTGCGAGACCGGCGACGAGCGCGAGGTCACCGTGACCGCGAAGGTGCTCGAGCGCTTCGAGCATGTGTATGGCGAATACCTGGGGGAAATCGAGCGGTTCTGTAGCACGCGGCAGGTGCCCTACATTCGCGCCGACGTCGGCGTGCCCTTCGAGGAGCTCATCTTGCGCGTGTTCCGTCGCGGAGGGTTCCTCCGGTGATCCTCGCTGGCCTCCCGCTCCTGCAGTTGCTCGCGATCCTCGGCGGCGCCGGGGCCTTCGCGACAGCGCTCTACATCCTGAAGCTCCGCCGTCGCGCCGTGGCGGTGCCGTTCTCGAAGCTCTGGGAGCGCATCCTCCGCGACAAGGAGGCGACCAGCCTCTTCTCGAAGCTGAAGCGCCTGCTCTCGCTGCTGCTCCAGCTCGCGCTGCTCGCGCTGCTGGCCCTCTCGCTCGGCGATCCGCGCGCGGCCGCGACGCTCATCAAAGGGAGAAACCTCGTCGTCCTCGTCGACGCGAGCGCGTCGATGCAGGCCACCGACGTGGCCCCGACCCGGCTCGGCGCCGCGAAGGCCGAGATCAAGAAGCTCATTCGGGGGCTGGGCGGGTCGGACCGCATGCTCATCGCGCAGATGGACGCCACCGTGACGCCCACCGGGCCGATGAGCGGTGACACGTCGGAGCTCGAGCGCGCCCTCGATCAGATCCGCGCCACCGACACCCGCGCCGACTTTCCGCGCGCGCTGCGCTTCGCGACCGACGCGCTGCGGGGCGTGGAGAACGCGGAGATCGTCGTGGTCTCCGACGGGGCGCTCGGCCCCGCCTCCGACGCGACCGGCCCCGTGCGCCTCGGCGACGCCAAGCTCTCCTACATCCCCGTGGGGAAGGCGTCTCGCAACGTCGCGATCACGGCGTTCTCCGTGCGTCGCTACCCGCTCGACAAGAGCCGGTACGAGGTGATGCTCGAGGTCACGAACACGGGCGCCGACGTCGAGGAGATCGAAATGAAGCTCCTCGGTGACGGGCAGCTCGTCGACCTCACGAAGCTCCGGCTGCAGCCCGGCGAGCGCCTCCCGCGGTTCTACCCCAACCTCTCGGG comes from the Myxococcales bacterium genome and includes:
- a CDS encoding DUF58 domain-containing protein; this translates as MRAERRTKKSGSGVEFADHREYQPGDDFRYLDWNIYQRFGRLLVRLFEEEEDLSIYFILDTSSSMGFGDGEKLRHGKRLAAALAYVGLANLDRVSIVATADRVTERMQETRGKARIFKVFRFLTQLKAEGTTDLGEAMKTFVAQNKRRGLAVLISDLYDPAGFEAGINVLRYNKFDPFVVHVTDPADARPKLAGDVLLYDCETGDEREVTVTAKVLERFEHVYGEYLGEIERFCSTRQVPYIRADVGVPFEELILRVFRRGGFLR